One part of the Desulfonema ishimotonii genome encodes these proteins:
- a CDS encoding PQQ-binding-like beta-propeller repeat protein, with translation MLINYNRSGYFIQIFMLCVILCIPTMSSAGVFVKWQFQTEGSIASSPAIGPDNTAYIGSTDNHLYAVNPDGTLKWKFLTGGYVESSPAFGSDGTIYFGSDFFYALNPDGTLKWKFQTERGIVSSPAIGSDGTLYFGSGDGYLYAIDSNGVLKWKFLIGWDLVTESSPVIGSDGTIYFGSLYDLYAVNPIGTLKWQFRKGVSDSTPAIGLDGTIYIGSSDNYFYAVNPDGSLKWKYLTGYSVGSTVIGPDGTIYVDSDYFYAFDSDGSLKWKSSESESCVGTETPAVGPDGTVCVKSVNQLLAYNPDGTIKWTFQSGGLAVFGSDGTVYVGSTNATEKTYLFALDPSDSEEWKYQIGDYAVLTSPAIGPDGTVSVEGSQYSIYSFNPDDGYLKSRYGTSKRIESSPAYASDGTFYVAAGYLYAIKSNGLTTEWIWEGPSQLVGPPSVGTDRTIYFSEWEYIRALNPDGTLKWTYKVGDSLDASPGIGSDGMVYIGSYDKHLYAINPDGTLKWKFLTESIGFSTPTVHQDGTIYVGSSDGHLYALNPDGSLKWKFKTEGSISASSPALAPDGIIYFGSASYDHHLYAVNPDGSLKWKFLTRGAVYSPVLDSEGTVYVGSRDGSLYVLNPDGTRKWQFQTDEIITSTPAVGLDGTVFVVSWFSSRSYLNAIVYGERKTILRDAINVLQVLSGMNPQGISKVEDQNGDGKIGLEEAIYILRAIAD, from the coding sequence ATGTTAATAAATTATAATAGATCAGGGTATTTCATTCAGATTTTCATGTTATGCGTAATTTTGTGTATTCCCACAATGTCTTCGGCGGGAGTATTTGTAAAATGGCAATTTCAAACTGAAGGTTCAATAGCCTCTTCTCCAGCCATTGGACCGGACAACACAGCATATATCGGCTCAACTGATAATCATCTTTATGCAGTGAATCCGGACGGAACTTTGAAATGGAAGTTTTTGACCGGGGGATATGTGGAATCTTCTCCCGCCTTTGGCTCGGATGGAACAATTTATTTCGGATCAGATTTTTTTTATGCGTTGAATCCAGACGGAACATTGAAATGGAAGTTTCAGACGGAGAGAGGCATTGTATCTTCTCCCGCCATTGGTTCAGACGGTACACTCTATTTCGGATCAGGGGATGGCTATTTATATGCAATTGACTCAAACGGAGTCTTAAAATGGAAATTTTTAATCGGATGGGATTTGGTTACAGAATCATCTCCTGTCATAGGTTCAGATGGAACAATCTATTTTGGATCATTGTATGATCTTTATGCGGTTAACCCAATCGGAACATTAAAATGGCAGTTTCGTAAGGGTGTATCTGATTCGACACCTGCCATCGGGCTGGACGGAACAATATACATAGGTTCATCCGATAATTATTTTTACGCAGTTAACCCGGATGGATCCTTGAAATGGAAGTATTTGACCGGATACAGTGTGGGGTCCACTGTCATTGGGCCGGACGGGACAATATATGTTGATTCGGATTATTTTTATGCATTCGATTCTGATGGATCCTTGAAATGGAAATCTTCAGAATCGGAAAGTTGTGTAGGTACAGAAACCCCCGCCGTTGGGCCGGACGGGACGGTGTGCGTCAAATCCGTCAATCAATTATTGGCATACAATCCGGACGGAACGATAAAATGGACGTTTCAATCCGGCGGGCTGGCGGTATTCGGTTCGGACGGCACTGTATATGTCGGATCAACCAACGCCACTGAAAAGACCTATCTTTTTGCCCTTGATCCAAGTGACTCCGAAGAATGGAAGTATCAAATCGGAGATTACGCGGTACTTACTTCCCCTGCTATCGGACCGGACGGGACGGTAAGCGTGGAAGGTTCACAGTATAGTATTTATTCATTCAATCCGGATGATGGATATCTGAAATCAAGGTACGGAACCAGTAAGCGAATCGAATCTTCTCCGGCTTATGCTTCAGACGGAACCTTTTATGTCGCGGCGGGCTATCTCTATGCGATCAAATCGAATGGACTAACGACAGAATGGATATGGGAGGGACCTTCCCAACTGGTGGGGCCTCCTAGCGTGGGAACCGATAGAACGATATATTTTTCGGAATGGGAATATATTCGTGCGCTTAATCCGGACGGAACGCTGAAATGGACGTATAAAGTAGGGGACAGCCTGGATGCCTCACCGGGCATCGGATCGGACGGGATGGTATATATCGGTTCATACGACAAGCATTTATATGCCATTAATCCGGACGGAACATTGAAATGGAAGTTTCTCACTGAATCCATAGGATTCTCAACTCCGACTGTTCACCAAGATGGGACCATATATGTCGGATCATCGGACGGGCATCTTTACGCACTCAATCCAGATGGTTCATTGAAATGGAAATTTAAAACCGAAGGTTCCATATCCGCATCATCCCCCGCCCTCGCCCCGGACGGAATTATATATTTCGGCTCCGCCTCCTATGATCATCATCTTTACGCGGTCAACCCGGATGGTTCATTGAAATGGAAATTTTTGACCAGAGGCGCTGTTTATTCGCCTGTTCTGGATTCAGAAGGAACGGTTTACGTGGGGTCAAGAGACGGGTCCTTGTATGTACTCAACCCGGATGGAACCCGAAAATGGCAGTTTCAGACCGACGAAATAATCACTTCGACTCCGGCTGTTGGATTGGACGGGACGGTGTTTGTGGTATCTTGGTTTTCAAGTCGCTCGTATCTGAATGCCATTGTTTACGGGGAAAGAAAAACAATCCTGAGAGACGCAATAAATGTGCTTCAAGTCCTAAGCGGAATGAATCCGCAGGGAATAAGCAAAGTTGAAGATCAAAACGGAGATGGAAAAATCGGTTTGGAAGAAGCTATTTATATATTGCGTGCCATTGCAGATTAG
- a CDS encoding nucleoside deaminase — protein sequence MDHEFFMKQALAQAENALSRNEFPVGCVLVCEDRVIVTGSRNGTAGGGKNEVDHAEMVALRRLDAMNPDIDRSRITLFCTMEPCLMCYGAILLSGIGTIVYAYEDVMGGGTACDLSALPPLYSDRRIDIVPHVLRRESLDLFKAFFENPENSYWQGSLLERYTLEQ from the coding sequence ATGGATCATGAATTTTTTATGAAACAGGCGCTGGCGCAGGCGGAAAACGCCCTGTCCCGGAACGAATTCCCGGTGGGCTGTGTGCTGGTCTGTGAGGACAGGGTGATTGTCACCGGCTCCCGGAACGGCACGGCAGGCGGCGGCAAAAACGAGGTGGATCACGCGGAAATGGTGGCGCTGCGGCGGCTGGACGCCATGAACCCGGATATCGACCGGAGCCGGATCACCCTGTTCTGCACAATGGAGCCGTGTCTCATGTGCTACGGCGCGATCCTGCTGAGCGGCATCGGGACCATCGTTTATGCCTATGAGGATGTCATGGGCGGAGGCACGGCCTGCGACCTGTCGGCGCTCCCGCCACTCTACAGCGACCGGCGCATCGACATTGTTCCGCACGTCCTGCGCCGGGAAAGCCTCGACCTGTTCAAAGCCTTTTTTGAAAACCCGGAAAACAGTTACTGGCAGGGGAGCCTTCTGGAGCGCTACACCCTTGAGCAGTAG
- a CDS encoding electron transfer flavoprotein subunit alpha/FixB family protein, with the protein MNKAKSSIWVFGDYRNYFQNRVTLQLLARAREMAPRIGAEVCAVIFGHDLDEYVGEYIAHGAEKVYALDHPDMAEYRVGPYVTLMTAAVRKYEPEIILVGATDFGREFAPRVAKRLRTGLTADCIGLEINDDGLMVQTAPSFGGNLLADIVTPEARPQMATVRPGTFQELPHDYEASGEVIRLPLPDDLPRPRVRLISAERLPQREQRLEDAKIVICGGRGMGSKTKFKKLFELARLTDGEVGATRPVVHSRWSDPDTLIGQAGRHVSPQILFSFGISGAIQHTAAINDADFIIAVNKNPNAAMMKLADLAIVADANQFCSALIRALKARIRD; encoded by the coding sequence ATGAATAAAGCAAAATCAAGTATTTGGGTATTCGGCGATTACCGGAACTATTTTCAGAACCGGGTGACGCTCCAGTTGCTGGCCCGGGCCAGGGAAATGGCCCCCAGGATCGGGGCCGAGGTGTGCGCGGTGATCTTCGGCCATGACCTGGATGAGTATGTGGGGGAATATATCGCCCACGGCGCGGAAAAGGTCTATGCCCTTGACCACCCGGACATGGCCGAATACCGGGTCGGGCCGTATGTCACCCTGATGACGGCGGCGGTTCGGAAATACGAACCGGAGATCATCCTGGTGGGGGCCACGGATTTTGGCCGGGAGTTCGCGCCCCGCGTGGCCAAGCGGCTCCGCACCGGCCTGACCGCCGACTGTATCGGGCTGGAGATCAATGACGATGGGCTGATGGTGCAGACGGCCCCCTCCTTCGGCGGCAACCTGCTGGCCGATATCGTCACGCCCGAAGCCCGGCCCCAGATGGCGACCGTGCGTCCGGGCACGTTTCAGGAGCTGCCCCATGACTACGAGGCCTCCGGCGAGGTGATCCGCCTTCCCCTGCCGGACGATCTGCCCAGGCCAAGGGTGCGCCTGATCAGCGCCGAGCGTCTGCCCCAGCGGGAGCAGCGTCTCGAAGACGCCAAGATCGTCATCTGCGGGGGGCGGGGCATGGGCAGCAAGACCAAGTTCAAGAAGCTCTTTGAACTGGCGCGCCTCACGGACGGCGAGGTGGGCGCAACCCGGCCCGTGGTCCACTCCCGGTGGAGCGATCCTGATACCCTCATCGGGCAGGCCGGGCGGCATGTCAGCCCCCAGATTCTCTTCTCCTTCGGCATCAGCGGCGCGATTCAGCACACCGCCGCCATCAACGATGCGGATTTTATCATCGCCGTCAACAAAAACCCCAACGCGGCCATGATGAAGCTGGCCGATCTGGCCATCGTGGCCGACGCCAATCAGTTCTGCTCCGCCCTGATCCGGGCGCTGAAGGCCCGGATTCGGGATTAG
- a CDS encoding transporter substrate-binding domain-containing protein, whose amino-acid sequence MTRIRINFRIVMVLAGAALLAFHPAWGSEKRTPQSGRKLIIGTREAPPFSMKAEDGSWQGLGIDLWRDMAEEMNLDYEFREMGIQALITGVQEKQLDAAVAALTITARREKLVDFTHPFYASGLGIAVRAESKGGWNRIFDRFLSYTFIRIVASLALSLLVVGVLIWLFERKGNPGQFGRGFFRGIGAGFWWAAVTMTTVGYGDKSPTSLPGRLVAMVWMFASVITISSFTAAITTALTLTRLEPAIRGPEDLVRSHVGTVPGSTSETYLAENWISHKNYPALPDGLHALIRGEVDAVVYDVPILRYLKQTQFGEDIDILPVTFEDQYYGIALPVGSRLREPLNQFIPEYIRQKGWQDILFQHMGR is encoded by the coding sequence ATGACCAGAATAAGAATAAATTTTCGGATCGTTATGGTATTGGCAGGCGCGGCGCTTCTCGCATTTCATCCGGCATGGGGCAGCGAAAAAAGAACTCCGCAGTCGGGTCGAAAGCTGATCATCGGAACCCGTGAAGCCCCACCCTTTTCAATGAAAGCGGAAGACGGCTCCTGGCAGGGCCTCGGCATCGACCTGTGGCGGGATATGGCCGAAGAAATGAACCTGGATTACGAATTTCGAGAAATGGGCATTCAGGCGCTGATCACAGGTGTTCAGGAAAAACAGCTGGACGCCGCAGTTGCCGCCCTGACCATCACGGCCCGGCGGGAGAAGCTTGTTGACTTTACCCATCCGTTTTACGCATCCGGCCTCGGTATTGCCGTCAGGGCAGAATCGAAAGGGGGATGGAACCGAATTTTTGACCGGTTCCTGTCCTATACCTTCATCAGGATTGTCGCCTCCCTCGCCCTTTCCCTTCTGGTCGTCGGCGTGCTGATCTGGCTTTTTGAGCGAAAAGGCAATCCGGGCCAGTTCGGACGCGGATTTTTCAGGGGAATCGGAGCGGGGTTCTGGTGGGCTGCCGTGACCATGACCACCGTGGGATACGGAGACAAATCACCCACATCTCTGCCGGGACGGCTTGTGGCCATGGTCTGGATGTTTGCCTCGGTCATCACCATTTCGAGCTTTACGGCGGCCATCACCACCGCCCTCACGCTGACCCGGCTGGAACCGGCCATCCGGGGGCCTGAGGATCTGGTCCGGAGTCATGTGGGCACCGTGCCGGGTTCCACCAGTGAAACCTACCTGGCTGAAAACTGGATTTCCCATAAAAATTATCCCGCCCTGCCGGACGGACTTCATGCCCTGATCCGGGGGGAGGTGGACGCCGTGGTTTATGATGTCCCGATCCTCAGATACCTGAAACAGACTCAGTTCGGGGAAGATATTGATATCCTGCCCGTGACCTTCGAAGACCAGTATTACGGCATTGCCCTCCCGGTCGGGAGCCGCCTCCGCGAACCCCTGAACCAGTTTATTCCGGAATATATACGGCAGAAAGGCTGGCAGGACATTCTCTTTCAGCATATGGGCCGTTGA
- a CDS encoding TetR/AcrR family transcriptional regulator has protein sequence MENMNYAAFQKQMNITRKSICREIYSRNRESIRIKKEETVIRNLEKIFSAALKISNQKGFQAMSMRDLSRETGLSTGALYAYFSSKEDLLNMMQHQQRTIVRRILEECATPEAGVAQRLRGVIRTHLYLSEAMQPWFYFSYMEAKNLSKAQRDMAVAGSRIIENVISNIIRDGQESGCFGKHDHLMSASLIKAMLQDWYLNRRKYARRSVSVDKYADFVLAFAMKFLDSGENQPQQADAV, from the coding sequence ATGGAAAATATGAACTACGCAGCGTTTCAAAAGCAGATGAACATTACCCGGAAGAGCATCTGCCGGGAAATTTATTCCCGGAACCGGGAGTCGATCCGAATCAAAAAAGAAGAGACAGTGATACGGAACCTGGAAAAAATATTCAGTGCGGCCCTGAAAATCAGTAATCAGAAGGGGTTTCAGGCCATGAGTATGCGGGATCTGAGCCGCGAGACCGGGCTGAGTACGGGGGCGCTGTATGCCTATTTTTCGAGCAAGGAAGATTTGCTGAATATGATGCAGCACCAGCAGCGGACCATTGTCCGGCGGATTCTTGAAGAATGCGCCACGCCGGAAGCCGGTGTGGCACAAAGGCTCCGGGGTGTCATACGGACGCATCTCTATCTGAGCGAAGCCATGCAGCCGTGGTTCTATTTTTCCTATATGGAGGCCAAAAATCTGTCCAAGGCACAGCGGGACATGGCGGTCGCCGGCAGCCGTATCATTGAAAATGTCATTTCGAATATCATCCGGGACGGCCAGGAATCGGGGTGCTTCGGCAAGCATGATCACCTGATGAGCGCCAGCCTGATCAAGGCCATGCTTCAGGACTGGTATCTGAATCGCCGGAAATATGCCCGGAGAAGTGTTTCCGTGGATAAATATGCGGATTTTGTGCTGGCGTTTGCCATGAAATTTCTGGACAGCGGGGAAAATCAGCCGCAGCAGGCGGATGCGGTATGA
- a CDS encoding methyl-accepting chemotaxis protein: MRMRLSVRNKILVPTLSVVVLSMTIATVVSFNSSQAAIDKLVQQQLEQHRDALVRQVGEWVGNIRKQTLQNAARKDIAALFSNSDGQRPEIGEMTAILADIKKRFEYDGLAITDKNGKIIASTDHQILKNKNLGDREYVREALAGNFAVSKVIHSRLTDRPAVAFAAPFQTDGEVFGVFICGVDLSRFTEHFVLPIRVGESGYAYLLDPTGTCIAHNDTSLILNYNVSGTKLGDVVLSDPKGGLDYTWKGRRIRGTYDRVPSTGWIAVVRADYEDIFSPVIALRIKNIWISVIATLCIASLLWFIAISISRPLVQGAAFARSVAKGNLDVELSSSRRDEIGDLTGSMQVMRQRISDVAGELRRLSGEIRDGNLSARGDADRFDGAWKDLLDGVNALIEAFIRPFHITVGYMDRIADGDIPEKVTEAFPGEFNRFRKNLETLITNIASVLNETNRLTRNIRDGKLKERGNADPYSGDWKKLVEGVNGLADAFEIPLSVTAEYIGRIAGGDIPERVREAFPGEFNRIRKNLDTLITNIGSVLNETNRLTRNIRDGKLKERGNAAPYSGDWKKLVDGVNGLADAFDMPLSVTAEYIDRIARGDVPEHITAEFRGDFNHIRENLNMLIDAFETITQLAEALADGNLTVDVRERSEQDMLMQALNRMVRRLNGIMYHVRQTAELVASGSTQLRSASEEMAQGAAEQAASSEEASSSMEEMAANISQNADNAAETERIAMKSAGDAKQSGEAVARTVTAMKEIAKKITVVEEIARQTDLLALNAAIEAARAGEMGRGFAVVASEVRKLAERSQQAAIRISDLSGNSTKVAENAGGLLVKLVPNIHRTAELIQEISAASHEQNAGSNQINLAIQQLEQIIQRNSSASEEIAATAEQLADQSARLQKAVLFFRLSDMSGQEKNTESLPGQLLPEPEQTGSPSVPEKSYAHPSGNIYGDVVRITGAINPEKDGEADTPFEKY; the protein is encoded by the coding sequence ATGCGTATGCGACTGAGCGTCAGAAACAAAATCCTGGTTCCGACACTGAGTGTGGTTGTTCTGAGCATGACAATTGCGACAGTTGTCTCATTCAATTCATCACAGGCGGCCATTGACAAACTGGTTCAGCAGCAGCTTGAACAACACCGGGATGCCCTGGTCCGGCAGGTGGGGGAATGGGTGGGGAACATCCGGAAACAAACCCTTCAGAACGCTGCCAGAAAGGATATAGCCGCGCTGTTCAGCAATAGCGATGGCCAAAGGCCGGAAATCGGTGAGATGACCGCCATTCTGGCGGATATAAAAAAACGGTTTGAATACGACGGACTGGCGATTACCGATAAAAATGGAAAAATTATCGCATCGACTGATCACCAAATTCTGAAAAATAAAAATCTGGGAGACCGGGAATACGTCAGAGAAGCGCTGGCCGGGAATTTCGCTGTATCGAAGGTCATTCACAGCCGGCTGACGGACAGGCCTGCAGTTGCTTTCGCAGCGCCGTTTCAGACAGACGGAGAGGTTTTCGGGGTGTTTATATGCGGCGTGGATCTCTCCAGATTTACCGAACATTTCGTGTTGCCGATCCGGGTGGGAGAGTCCGGATATGCCTATCTTCTTGACCCGACAGGCACCTGCATAGCCCACAATGACACGTCGCTGATCCTGAACTACAATGTCAGCGGCACAAAACTGGGCGATGTCGTCCTGAGTGATCCGAAAGGCGGCCTGGATTATACGTGGAAAGGTCGGCGGATACGGGGCACGTATGACCGGGTGCCCTCCACCGGATGGATTGCCGTGGTGCGCGCCGATTACGAGGATATTTTCTCGCCGGTTATCGCTCTGCGCATAAAAAATATATGGATATCCGTTATCGCAACGCTGTGTATCGCAAGCCTGCTCTGGTTCATTGCCATCAGTATTTCCCGTCCGCTGGTTCAGGGGGCGGCCTTTGCCCGCTCCGTGGCAAAGGGCAATCTGGACGTGGAACTCAGCAGCAGCCGCCGGGATGAGATCGGAGATCTGACTGGCTCCATGCAGGTCATGAGGCAGCGCATCTCCGATGTCGCGGGGGAACTTCGGCGGCTTTCCGGTGAAATCCGCGATGGCAATCTGAGTGCGCGCGGGGATGCGGACCGGTTTGACGGGGCGTGGAAAGATCTGCTGGATGGCGTCAACGCGCTCATTGAGGCATTTATCCGGCCATTTCACATCACAGTCGGTTACATGGACCGGATTGCCGACGGCGATATTCCCGAAAAGGTCACAGAGGCATTCCCCGGCGAGTTTAACCGCTTTCGGAAAAATCTGGAGACCCTGATCACCAATATCGCCAGTGTGCTGAACGAGACGAACCGGCTCACCCGCAACATCCGTGACGGCAAGCTGAAAGAGCGGGGAAACGCCGACCCCTATTCCGGTGACTGGAAGAAGCTGGTGGAGGGGGTCAACGGCCTGGCCGACGCCTTTGAGATACCCCTCTCCGTGACAGCGGAATACATCGGCAGGATTGCCGGCGGCGATATTCCAGAGAGGGTCAGAGAGGCGTTCCCCGGCGAGTTCAACCGCATCCGGAAGAATCTGGATACCCTGATCACCAATATCGGCAGTGTGCTGAACGAGACCAACCGGCTCACCCGCAACATCCGTGACGGCAAGCTGAAAGAGCGGGGAAACGCCGCCCCCTATTCCGGTGACTGGAAGAAGCTGGTGGACGGGGTCAACGGTCTGGCCGACGCCTTTGACATGCCCCTCTCCGTGACTGCGGAATACATCGACCGGATTGCCAGAGGCGATGTGCCGGAACACATTACGGCCGAATTCAGGGGGGATTTTAATCACATCAGAGAGAATCTCAACATGCTGATCGACGCCTTTGAAACCATTACCCAGCTGGCCGAGGCCCTGGCAGACGGCAATCTCACCGTTGACGTGCGGGAACGCTCGGAACAGGATATGCTGATGCAGGCCCTGAACCGCATGGTCCGGCGACTGAACGGCATTATGTATCACGTCAGACAGACTGCCGAACTGGTGGCATCCGGCAGCACACAGTTGCGCTCCGCATCCGAGGAGATGGCACAGGGGGCGGCGGAACAGGCCGCGTCTTCAGAGGAGGCATCGTCGTCAATGGAAGAGATGGCCGCCAATATCTCCCAGAACGCCGATAATGCGGCCGAAACCGAGCGCATCGCCATGAAATCCGCCGGTGATGCGAAGCAGAGCGGGGAAGCGGTGGCCCGGACGGTGACGGCCATGAAGGAGATCGCCAAAAAGATCACCGTTGTAGAGGAAATCGCCCGGCAGACCGATCTGCTGGCCCTCAACGCGGCCATCGAAGCGGCCCGCGCCGGTGAGATGGGCAGGGGGTTTGCCGTAGTCGCCTCCGAGGTTCGCAAGCTGGCGGAACGGAGCCAGCAGGCGGCCATCAGAATCAGCGATCTGTCAGGGAACAGTACGAAGGTGGCGGAAAATGCGGGCGGCCTGCTGGTGAAGCTGGTTCCCAACATCCACAGAACCGCCGAACTGATTCAGGAGATCAGCGCCGCCAGCCACGAACAGAACGCCGGTTCAAATCAGATTAATCTTGCCATCCAGCAACTGGAGCAGATCATCCAGCGGAATTCATCGGCCTCCGAGGAGATAGCGGCCACGGCGGAACAGTTGGCCGATCAGTCCGCCCGTCTGCAAAAAGCGGTGTTGTTTTTCAGGCTTTCCGACATGAGCGGTCAGGAAAAAAACACTGAATCCCTGCCCGGTCAGTTGCTACCCGAACCGGAGCAGACCGGCAGCCCTTCCGTACCGGAAAAATCATATGCTCATCCGTCGGGAAACATCTACGGAGATGTCGTCCGCATCACAGGCGCTATCAATCCCGAAAAAGACGGTGAGGCGGATACCCCGTTTGAAAAATACTGA
- a CDS encoding nucleoside deaminase, with translation MSPEPSPPNPCHVPRMSPACPPNPPPEPPRTPEPVNLSPEPQVDHAEMVALRRLDAMNPDIDRSRITLFCTMEPCLMCYGAILLSGIGTIVYAYEDVMGGGTACDLSALPPLYSDRRIDIVPHVLRRESLELFKAFFENSENSYWQGSLLERYTLEQ, from the coding sequence ATGTCCCCCGAACCCAGTCCCCCGAACCCATGTCATGTCCCCCGCATGTCCCCCGCATGTCCCCCGAACCCCCCCCCCGAACCCCCCCGAACCCCCGAACCTGTGAACCTGTCCCCCGAACCTCAGGTGGATCACGCGGAAATGGTGGCGCTGCGCCGGCTGGACGCCATGAACCCGGATATCGACCGGAGCCGGATCACCCTGTTTTGTACAATGGAGCCGTGCCTCATGTGCTACGGCGCAATCCTGCTGAGCGGCATCGGCACCATCGTCTACGCCTATGAGGATGTCATGGGCGGGGGCACGGCCTGCGACCTGTCAGCGCTCCCGCCACTCTACAGCGACCGGCGCATCGACATTGTCCCGCACGTCCTGCGCCGGGAAAGCCTGGAGCTGTTCAAAGCCTTTTTTGAAAACTCGGAAAACAGCTACTGGCAGGGAAGCCTTCTGGAACGCTACACCCTTGAACAGTAG
- a CDS encoding YihY/virulence factor BrkB family protein, which yields MQNIREKATEFMKTGLWRTRPETHILPVSLLIRGVRILLMAIRRFGENHCSLRASALTFFSILSIVPVAAMAFGIAQGFGFEQLLEKQLLENFPGQEEIITQVIGFANKLLSNTRSGILAGLGVGVLFWTVIKVLGHIEASLNAIWGIQKHRTMVRKITDYLSIMIIAPLLVIMSGSLNVFIRSQVTTITQKVALLEMFNVYILFALKLLPYGLIWVVFTLIYIVMPNTRVNFLPGLLAGVIGGTIYQLAQWAYINFQVGVANYNAIYGSFAALPLFLIWLQISWLIVLFGASVSASYQAADAYAADPGCDALSPALKRLVALQIARFLIRKFAQGEPPSTLREIADALEIPPRLTNQIIDELAEARIVSPIQMTEENSDPAWQPARDIHSLTIAHVTEALERTGCADFSLTQSEGLEALSQALEEIGAQVRKSPANRLLKDI from the coding sequence ATGCAAAACATCCGAGAAAAGGCGACTGAATTTATGAAAACCGGCCTGTGGCGCACACGGCCCGAAACGCACATACTTCCGGTCTCCCTGCTCATCAGGGGCGTAAGGATACTTCTGATGGCGATCCGCCGGTTTGGTGAAAATCACTGTTCGCTGAGAGCATCCGCACTCACCTTTTTCAGCATCCTCTCCATCGTCCCCGTGGCCGCAATGGCCTTCGGCATCGCCCAGGGATTCGGATTTGAGCAGCTTCTGGAAAAACAGCTTCTGGAAAATTTCCCCGGCCAGGAAGAAATCATCACCCAGGTGATCGGCTTTGCCAACAAACTGCTCAGCAACACCAGAAGCGGCATTCTCGCCGGGCTGGGCGTGGGCGTTCTGTTCTGGACCGTCATCAAGGTACTGGGCCATATCGAGGCCTCCCTGAACGCCATCTGGGGCATTCAGAAACACCGGACGATGGTCAGAAAAATCACCGACTACCTCTCCATCATGATCATTGCCCCGCTGCTGGTCATCATGTCCGGCAGCCTCAACGTCTTCATCCGGTCACAGGTGACGACCATCACCCAGAAGGTGGCGCTGCTGGAGATGTTCAACGTTTATATCCTGTTTGCCCTGAAACTCCTGCCCTATGGCCTGATCTGGGTGGTGTTCACGCTTATCTACATCGTCATGCCCAACACCCGTGTCAATTTTCTGCCCGGCCTGCTGGCGGGGGTGATCGGCGGGACCATCTACCAGTTGGCCCAGTGGGCCTACATCAATTTTCAGGTCGGGGTGGCCAATTACAATGCCATTTACGGCAGCTTCGCAGCCCTGCCCCTGTTTCTGATCTGGTTGCAGATCAGTTGGCTGATTGTTCTTTTCGGTGCGTCCGTTTCCGCGTCATACCAGGCGGCAGATGCGTATGCGGCGGACCCCGGATGCGATGCGCTCAGCCCGGCCCTGAAGCGGCTGGTGGCGTTGCAGATCGCCCGGTTTCTCATCAGAAAATTTGCCCAGGGAGAACCGCCCTCCACGCTCCGGGAAATAGCCGATGCACTGGAGATCCCCCCGCGGCTGACGAATCAGATCATTGACGAACTGGCTGAGGCCCGCATTGTCTCGCCCATACAGATGACGGAAGAGAACAGCGACCCGGCCTGGCAGCCGGCCCGTGACATCCACTCGCTGACCATTGCCCATGTGACCGAGGCCCTGGAGCGGACCGGGTGTGCGGATTTTTCCCTGACCCAAAGCGAAGGACTTGAGGCCCTGTCGCAGGCCCTTGAAGAGATCGGAGCGCAGGTCAGGAAATCCCCGGCAAACCGGCTGCTGAAGGATATCTGA